A single genomic interval of Musa acuminata AAA Group cultivar baxijiao chromosome BXJ3-4, Cavendish_Baxijiao_AAA, whole genome shotgun sequence harbors:
- the LOC103980654 gene encoding uncharacterized protein LOC103980654, with amino-acid sequence MEGEKRLKREEEIVEIALAAAATALFVSGLKKLLPCVLHQWPLALLVAPPPFLLLLLNLIIASIVVISIQPNLGRRRGRKTKKKSGGRGSKSSSYAASVGVGEEEEKQKGGFEPQEEGDAEELNARAEAFIMAFRRQLRLDSFSSGVRRTKVEAPPR; translated from the coding sequence ATGGAGGGAGAGAAGCGGctgaagagagaggaagagatcGTGGAGATCGCTTTGGCTGCAGCTGCAACTGCGCTCTTCGTTTCAGGACTCAAGAAGCTTCTACCTTGTGTGCTACACCAATGGCCTTTGGCTCTCCTAGTGGCTCCACCCCCATTTCTCTTGCTGCTCTTAAACCTTATTATCGCGTCCATTGTGGTAATCTCCATCCAGCCTAATCTGGGGAGAAGGCGAGGGAGAAAGACGAAGAAAAAGAGCGGTGGTAGGGGATCCAAGAGCTCGAGCTATGCGGCTTCGGTGGgggtgggggaggaggaggagaagcagaaAGGAGGCTTCGAACCGCAAGAAGAAGGAGATGCCGAGGAGCTGAATGCACGAGCCGAGGCGTTCATCATGgcttttcgaagacaacttcggcTGGATTCCTTCTCATCCGGCGTTCGCCGAACCAAGGTGGAGGCGCCGCCCCGTTGA